A stretch of DNA from Planctomycetota bacterium:
TTCAGCTTCCCCGCCGTGCACTTCATCACCGAGGTGGAGGACTCGAAGGCCCTGAACGGCCGGCCCGGCCCGATGGTGATCATTTCGGCCTCGGGGATGTGCGAGGGCGGGCGCATCCTGCATCACCTGCGCAACTACATCGGCGACCCGAGCCACATCGTGCTCTTCGTGGGCTTCCAGGCCGAGAGCACGCTGGGCCGCTACCTGATCGAGGGGCACCCCACGGTGCGCATCTTCGGCGAGGAACACCGCGTGCGCGCCCGCATCGCGAAGATCAACGCCCTGAGCGCCCACGCCGACCGGACGGAGATTCTGGCCTACGTGGCCGCCGCGCGGGCGCGGCTTCAGCGGGCCTTCGTCGTCCACGGCGAGATGGCCAACGCCGAGGGCCTGGCCAGCGGCCTGCGCGAGATGGGCATCCCCGAGGTGACGATCCCGGAGCCCGGCCAGCAGGCGACGCTCTGACGGAGGGAGACCCGTGAGAGAGAAACGCTACCATCCCCCCGGGGCTCCTCCCGGCACGCTCACCGCCGCGGCCGGCAGCGTGGTCCCCAAAGCCGTCCACGTGATCCACTACAGCCCCGACATCCTCCTGGAGGCGGACATCACGTCGGCGGAGGACCTGGAGCGCTTCCGGCATATGCCAGGCGTGACGTGGGTGAACATGGACGGCTTGGGGAACGTGGACCTGTTGCGGGAGCTGGGGAAGTTCTTCCGGCTGCACGTTCTGGCGCTGGAGGATGTGTTGAACGTGCCCCAGCGGCCGAAGCTGGACGACTACGGGGACCGCCTGTTCCTGGTCGCGCACATGCTGGAGTTCGCCGCGGGCGAGCTCCAGACCGAGCAGGTGAGCCTGTTCCTCGGCGACAGCTTCGTCCTCACCATCCAGGAGACGCCGGGCGACTGCCTCGACCCGATCCGCGAGCGGCTGCGCAAGGGGGTGGGGCAGTTGCGCCGCGAGGGCGCCGACTTCCTGGCCTACGCGATCCTCGACGCGATCATTGACAACTACTTCCCCTCCCTGGAAGGCTTCGGCGAGCTGATCGAGGAGATCGAGGACGAGGTGGCCGCGCGGCCCACCCCCCACACGCTCGTCCGTGTGCACGACGCCAAGCGCCAGTTGATCAACGTGCGGCGGTGCATCTGGCCGCTGCGGGAGGTCATCAACGAACTCCTCCAGGGCGAGAGCCACCTGATCAAGAAGCCGACGCAAGTGTACCTGCGCGACTGCCACCAGCACACGGTCTACATCCTGGACCTCCTGGAGACCTATCGCGAGGTTGCTTCGAGCCTGGTGGAGGTCTACAACTCCAGCGTGAGCAACCGGCTGAATCAGGTGATGAAGATTCTCACGGTCATCGCCACCATCTTCATGCCCCTCACCTTCCTCGCGGGCATCTACGGCATGAACTTCAACACCGAGGTCTCGCCCTGGAACATGCCCGAGCTGAACTGGCGCTGGGGCTATCCCGCCTTCTGGGTGGTCAGCCTGCTCATCGTGGTGGTCATGCTCATCCTGTTCCGCCGCAAGGGCTGGCTGGGCGGGGCCGACAAGGGCTGAGCCGGCCTCTGAGCTTGCCGCCTCTCGAGCCGGG
This window harbors:
- the corA gene encoding magnesium/cobalt transporter CorA codes for the protein MREKRYHPPGAPPGTLTAAAGSVVPKAVHVIHYSPDILLEADITSAEDLERFRHMPGVTWVNMDGLGNVDLLRELGKFFRLHVLALEDVLNVPQRPKLDDYGDRLFLVAHMLEFAAGELQTEQVSLFLGDSFVLTIQETPGDCLDPIRERLRKGVGQLRREGADFLAYAILDAIIDNYFPSLEGFGELIEEIEDEVAARPTPHTLVRVHDAKRQLINVRRCIWPLREVINELLQGESHLIKKPTQVYLRDCHQHTVYILDLLETYREVASSLVEVYNSSVSNRLNQVMKILTVIATIFMPLTFLAGIYGMNFNTEVSPWNMPELNWRWGYPAFWVVSLLIVVVMLILFRRKGWLGGADKG